The Candidatus Accumulibacter similis genome has a segment encoding these proteins:
- a CDS encoding mechanosensitive ion channel, which produces MSEKEMFALLLELWRDLQDPGFLWQVSALLLSLLIAWGATRLWQRRETAVAAAPYGALRAFGSGSLKRVSFPLLALLLVLIARRAFRHWHLGPVSLLDLAVPLLLSMALVRAAVYVLRHAFPPSGWVATSERLIATVVWLGFALHLTGLADPLIELLQQVSFPAGRQRLDLWTLLSGLVTVVLTVLLALWLSREIESRLLASETIDSNMRVVLGRLVKAVLSVIALLLGLSIVGIDITALSVFSGALAVGLGLGLQKIASNYVSGFIILLDRSIRLGHLVAIDPTTSGVVSQITARYTVLRTLTGTEVIIPNEYLVSNIVRNESYSDSQVRVVVSLQVSYGTDLELAMRLMNEAARAQPRVLPEPAPQVLLTAFADSGISLDLGFWIGDPQEGTGGVRSAINMMIWRSFRENGIEIPFPQREVRLIGSPPAATPPAAG; this is translated from the coding sequence GAGCGAGAAGGAGATGTTTGCCCTGTTGTTGGAACTCTGGCGCGATCTGCAGGACCCCGGCTTTCTCTGGCAGGTGTCTGCCCTGCTGCTCAGCCTGCTCATCGCCTGGGGTGCGACGCGCTTGTGGCAGCGGCGCGAGACTGCGGTTGCGGCTGCGCCGTACGGTGCCCTGCGCGCCTTCGGCAGCGGCAGTCTGAAGCGGGTTTCATTCCCGCTGCTGGCGCTGCTGCTGGTGCTCATCGCCCGGCGCGCCTTTCGCCACTGGCATCTCGGACCGGTCAGCCTGCTCGACCTGGCGGTGCCCTTGCTGTTGTCGATGGCTCTCGTGCGGGCGGCGGTCTACGTCCTGCGTCACGCCTTTCCGCCGAGCGGCTGGGTGGCGACTTCCGAGCGCCTGATCGCCACCGTCGTCTGGCTTGGCTTCGCCTTGCACCTGACCGGCCTCGCCGACCCGCTGATCGAGTTGCTGCAGCAGGTGAGTTTCCCCGCCGGCCGACAGAGGCTCGACCTGTGGACCTTGCTCAGCGGGTTGGTGACGGTGGTGTTGACCGTGCTGCTGGCGCTGTGGCTGTCGCGCGAGATCGAGTCGCGATTGCTGGCCAGCGAGACGATCGACTCGAACATGCGGGTCGTGCTTGGCCGCCTGGTCAAGGCCGTTCTGTCGGTGATCGCCCTGCTGCTCGGGCTGTCGATCGTCGGCATCGACATCACGGCGCTGTCGGTGTTCAGCGGCGCACTCGCCGTCGGCCTCGGGCTCGGTCTGCAGAAGATCGCCAGCAATTATGTCAGCGGCTTCATCATCCTGCTCGACCGCTCGATTCGTCTCGGCCACCTCGTGGCGATAGACCCCACGACTTCGGGGGTGGTGAGCCAGATCACCGCCCGCTACACCGTGCTGCGCACGCTCACCGGCACCGAGGTCATCATTCCGAACGAGTACCTGGTTTCCAATATCGTCCGCAACGAGTCATACAGTGACTCGCAGGTGCGCGTCGTCGTCTCGCTGCAGGTGAGCTATGGCACCGACCTGGAACTGGCGATGCGGCTGATGAACGAGGCGGCGCGGGCACAGCCACGGGTGCTGCCCGAGCCGGCGCCGCAGGTTCTGCTGACGGCCTTTGCCGACAGCGGCATCAGCCTCGACCTTGGCTTCTGGATCGGCGACCCGCAGGAAGGCACCGGCGGCGTTCGCTCGGCGATCAACATGATGATCTGGCGCTCGTTTCGTGAGAACGGCATCGAGATCCCCTTCCCGCAGCGCGAAGTGCGGCTGATCGGCAGTCCGCCGGCCGCGACCCCGCCGGCAGCGGGCTGA
- a CDS encoding ATP-binding protein, whose translation MTGNSGNNKLLAILGTYKPAPWRGRYSLSRLFFNFYLLVMGSFVAIAIFADFVISTAVKGITDDYTSRFMRGTVLLIEEELFRRPRSEWTRTIKALDQKFAYRLDIVDRWTLTLPPKEAEKLDSGELAIDVQGDIIYHRLKQTPQILVVGPISPERNPEYQRGMPLDLRISLLTWSLIGVCLAIVVWLWVHPVWRDLEAMRQTARSLGEGLFAARAPGMRSSAFRPLAETLNGMAERIQRLIATQKELSSAISHELRTPIARLRFALEMLAATDERSERERLAGAMEGDLDELDGLIDSSLTYARFEREQPELHLTEVEFAPWLDEQVEAVRVLARKLDLQVDSSPLPAVLHVELDRKSMPYAIGNLLRNAIRYARTRVRVSAEVTDGEIRVHVDDDGIGIPVEERDRVFSAFTRLDRSRDRSTGGYGLGLAIARLVLEQHNGRASAAESPLGGARLTLSWPLSQNVTES comes from the coding sequence ATGACTGGCAATAGCGGCAACAACAAGCTGCTCGCCATCCTTGGAACTTACAAGCCGGCACCCTGGCGCGGCCGCTACAGCCTGTCACGGCTGTTCTTCAACTTCTACCTGCTGGTCATGGGTTCGTTCGTGGCCATCGCGATCTTTGCCGACTTCGTCATCTCGACCGCGGTGAAGGGAATCACCGATGATTACACCAGCCGTTTCATGCGCGGCACGGTGTTGCTGATCGAGGAAGAACTGTTCCGCCGACCACGCTCGGAGTGGACGCGAACGATCAAGGCCCTCGACCAGAAGTTCGCCTATCGACTCGACATCGTCGACCGCTGGACGCTGACGCTGCCCCCGAAGGAGGCCGAGAAGCTCGACAGCGGCGAACTGGCGATCGACGTGCAGGGGGACATCATCTACCACCGCCTGAAGCAGACCCCGCAGATACTCGTCGTTGGACCGATTTCCCCGGAACGGAATCCGGAGTATCAGCGCGGGATGCCGCTCGATCTGCGCATCAGCCTGCTGACCTGGAGCCTGATCGGCGTCTGCCTGGCGATCGTCGTCTGGCTCTGGGTGCACCCCGTCTGGCGGGATCTGGAAGCGATGCGCCAGACCGCGCGTTCGCTCGGCGAAGGACTCTTCGCGGCACGCGCGCCAGGGATGCGCAGCAGCGCCTTCAGGCCGCTCGCCGAAACGCTGAACGGCATGGCCGAACGCATCCAGCGGCTGATCGCGACGCAGAAGGAGCTGTCGAGCGCCATCTCGCACGAACTGCGGACGCCGATCGCTCGTCTGCGCTTCGCGCTCGAGATGCTCGCCGCCACCGACGAGAGAAGCGAACGCGAACGCCTGGCGGGAGCCATGGAGGGTGACCTCGATGAACTGGACGGACTGATCGACTCGAGCCTGACCTACGCCCGCTTCGAGCGCGAGCAACCCGAGCTGCACCTGACCGAGGTCGAATTCGCACCGTGGCTCGATGAGCAGGTGGAAGCCGTCCGCGTCCTCGCTCGCAAGCTCGACCTGCAGGTGGACAGCAGCCCCCTGCCAGCGGTGCTGCACGTCGAACTCGACCGCAAGAGCATGCCCTACGCCATTGGCAATCTGCTGCGCAACGCCATCCGCTACGCCCGTACCAGGGTCCGTGTCAGCGCCGAGGTGACCGACGGCGAGATCCGGGTGCATGTCGACGACGACGGCATCGGCATCCCGGTGGAGGAGCGTGATCGCGTCTTCTCCGCTTTCACCCGGCTGGACCGTTCGCGCGACCGCTCGACCGGTGGCTACGGCCTTGGCCTGGCGATCGCCCGTCTGGTTCTGGAGCAGCACAACGGTCGCGCCAGCGCTGCCGAGTCGCCGCTCGGCGGCGCCCGTCTGACGCTGAGCTGGCCGCTGTCACAGAACGTCACCGAAAGCTGA
- a CDS encoding winged helix-turn-helix domain-containing protein, with protein sequence MKTRILLVEDDARLAELTAEYLRKNDFDVLIEPHGTRAEARILDECPDLVILDVMLPGKDGFEVCRAVRAQYAGVILMLTARDEDFDQILGLELGADDYIAKPVQPRLLLARIKALLRRAPTTPGSAGVDGSDAGEPVELTFGRFRISQATRSTSLGDDRIDLTTAEFDLLWLLARHAGSILSRDDLLQELRGIGFDGLDRSIDARISRLRRKLGDDPENPTRIKTVRGKGYLFSKHDWQ encoded by the coding sequence ATGAAGACACGAATCCTGCTCGTCGAGGATGATGCGCGCCTCGCTGAACTGACCGCCGAATACCTGCGCAAGAACGACTTCGACGTGTTGATCGAGCCCCATGGCACGCGGGCCGAGGCGCGCATCCTCGACGAATGCCCCGATCTCGTGATTCTCGACGTGATGCTGCCGGGCAAGGACGGTTTCGAGGTCTGCCGGGCGGTGCGCGCACAGTACGCCGGGGTGATCCTGATGCTCACCGCCCGCGACGAGGACTTCGACCAGATCCTCGGCCTCGAGTTGGGCGCCGACGACTACATCGCCAAGCCGGTCCAGCCGCGCCTGCTGCTGGCGCGCATCAAGGCCCTGCTGCGGCGCGCGCCGACAACGCCCGGCAGCGCTGGTGTCGATGGCAGCGACGCCGGCGAACCGGTCGAGCTGACGTTCGGCCGATTTCGCATCAGCCAGGCGACCCGCAGCACGTCGCTCGGTGACGACCGGATCGACCTGACGACCGCCGAGTTCGATCTGCTCTGGCTGCTCGCACGCCACGCCGGCAGCATCCTGTCGCGCGACGACCTGCTGCAGGAACTGCGCGGCATTGGTTTCGACGGTCTGGACCGCTCGATCGATGCCCGCATTTCACGCCTGCGCCGCAAGCTCGGCGACGACCCGGAGAACCCGACGCGAATCAAGACGGTGCGCGGCAAGGGCTACCTCTTCAGCAAACATGACTGGCAATAG
- a CDS encoding fatty acid desaturase, which translates to MYAGIVDWPWWGYVLVTLGLTHVTIAAVTIFLHRQQAHRALELHPLVAHFFRLWLWLTTGMVTREWAAIHRKHHARCETAEDPHSPQVHGIHRVLWTGVFLYVREARNLDTLQRYGHGTPSDWIERHVYSRWHKLGVLIMLACDVAIFGIVAGPLIWLAQVAWIPFWAAGVINGLGHFWGYRNFSPADASTNIWPWGILIGGEELHNNHHTFPTSARLSIKWYEFDVGWLYIRILTALRLAQVKRVAPRPRLGGLRPVVDSDTLQAVIVNRYDLLSQYARSLKQVYREELAALQDGERFRGLKRWLAADSRTIPQDARGRLELLLGESRALQTAYAMRDELMALWERSNVSGEHLLKALQDWCERAENSGVRQLRELSLRVRSYALA; encoded by the coding sequence ATGTACGCTGGTATTGTCGATTGGCCCTGGTGGGGCTACGTCCTGGTCACCCTGGGTCTGACGCACGTGACGATAGCGGCGGTGACCATCTTCCTGCATCGGCAGCAGGCCCATCGTGCGCTCGAACTGCACCCGCTGGTCGCACATTTCTTCCGCCTCTGGTTGTGGCTGACCACCGGCATGGTGACCAGGGAATGGGCGGCAATCCACCGCAAGCATCACGCCCGCTGCGAGACGGCAGAAGATCCGCACAGTCCGCAGGTCCATGGCATTCATCGCGTGCTGTGGACGGGGGTCTTCCTCTACGTCCGGGAGGCGCGCAACCTCGACACCCTGCAGCGCTATGGTCACGGGACGCCGAGCGACTGGATCGAGAGGCATGTGTACTCGCGGTGGCACAAGCTCGGCGTCCTCATCATGCTGGCCTGCGACGTGGCGATCTTCGGCATCGTCGCCGGACCGCTGATCTGGCTGGCGCAGGTGGCCTGGATTCCCTTCTGGGCCGCCGGTGTCATCAACGGCCTCGGGCATTTCTGGGGCTACCGCAACTTCAGCCCGGCCGACGCGAGTACCAACATCTGGCCCTGGGGAATCCTGATTGGCGGCGAAGAACTGCACAACAACCATCACACCTTTCCCACCTCGGCGAGGTTGTCGATCAAATGGTACGAGTTCGACGTCGGCTGGCTCTACATCCGCATCCTGACCGCACTGCGTCTGGCGCAGGTCAAGCGGGTGGCGCCCCGACCGCGCCTCGGCGGGCTGCGACCGGTGGTTGACTCCGATACCCTGCAGGCGGTGATCGTCAACCGCTACGACCTCCTGTCCCAGTATGCGCGCTCGCTGAAGCAGGTGTATCGCGAGGAACTCGCCGCATTGCAGGATGGCGAGCGCTTCCGCGGGCTGAAGCGCTGGCTGGCCGCAGATTCGCGGACGATCCCGCAGGATGCGCGCGGCAGGCTTGAACTGCTGCTCGGTGAAAGCCGTGCGCTGCAGACGGCTTACGCCATGCGCGATGAACTGATGGCGCTCTGGGAACGTTCGAACGTCTCGGGCGAGCACCTGCTCAAGGCGCTGCAGGACTGGTGCGAGCGCGCCGAGAACTCGGGTGTGCGGCAGTTGCGCGAGTTGTCGCTGCGCGTGCGCAGCTATGCACTGGCCTGA
- a CDS encoding disulfide bond formation protein B, which produces MRTILFLLALAATGLTLAGWAIGEIMRLQPCPLCIFQRLLFLLIAALALTGALLPAASRVSSILLALAAAGGVATAAYQSWLQYLPQAGMECGFGEPTLIERIVDWFGTLWPQMFLATGFCSSKDWILLGLSMANWSALCFVGFLVAAAMILRRRGD; this is translated from the coding sequence CTGCGCACCATTCTTTTTCTGCTGGCGCTGGCGGCGACCGGCCTGACGTTGGCGGGCTGGGCGATCGGCGAAATCATGCGCCTGCAGCCATGCCCGCTGTGCATCTTCCAGCGCCTGTTGTTCCTGCTGATCGCCGCGCTCGCTCTGACCGGCGCGCTGCTGCCCGCTGCCTCGCGCGTGTCGAGCATCCTGCTTGCCCTCGCCGCCGCCGGTGGCGTGGCGACCGCGGCTTACCAGAGCTGGCTGCAATACCTGCCGCAGGCGGGCATGGAGTGCGGCTTTGGCGAGCCGACGCTGATCGAGCGGATCGTCGACTGGTTCGGCACCCTGTGGCCGCAGATGTTCCTCGCCACCGGTTTCTGTTCGAGCAAGGACTGGATCCTGCTCGGTCTGTCGATGGCCAACTGGTCGGCACTCTGCTTCGTCGGTTTCCTGGTCGCAGCCGCCATGATCCTGCGGCGACGGGGCGACTGA
- the dut gene encoding dUTP diphosphatase encodes MRDRSQRVDIKLLDARLREQPPHYATPGSAGLDLRACIDQPVVIAPGETHLVPTGVAIHLGDPGLAAMILPRSGLGHRHGIVLGNLVGLIDSDYQGEIMVSTWNRGHEPFTLRPLDRLAQLVVVPVLQMSFNVVDDFAASARGDGGFGSTGHD; translated from the coding sequence ATGCGCGACCGCAGCCAGCGGGTGGACATCAAGCTGCTCGACGCGCGCCTGCGCGAGCAGCCACCGCACTACGCGACTCCCGGCTCGGCCGGCCTCGACCTGCGCGCGTGCATCGACCAGCCGGTGGTCATCGCACCCGGTGAGACGCACCTGGTTCCGACCGGCGTCGCGATTCACCTGGGCGACCCCGGTCTGGCGGCGATGATCCTGCCGCGCTCCGGCCTCGGCCACAGGCATGGCATCGTTCTGGGCAATCTGGTCGGCCTGATCGACTCGGACTATCAGGGTGAGATCATGGTGTCGACCTGGAACCGCGGGCACGAGCCCTTCACCCTGCGGCCGCTCGACAGACTGGCGCAACTGGTGGTGGTACCGGTGCTGCAGATGTCGTTCAACGTCGTCGATGACTTCGCCGCCAGCGCCCGTGGCGATGGCGGTTTCGGCAGCACGGGGCACGACTGA
- the coaBC gene encoding bifunctional phosphopantothenoylcysteine decarboxylase/phosphopantothenate--cysteine ligase CoaBC, protein MELAGRRILLGITGGIAAYKAAELLRLLTREGASVQVVMSEAATRFVTPVTFQALSGQPVFSDQWDPRVANNMAHIDLSRAADAVLVAPASADFIAKVANGLADDLLTTLVLARDCPLLLAPAMNRQMWENPATMRNVATLRADGIAVLGPGCGDQACGESGLGRMLEAEEILDELVAHFQPRLLPDVGVLLTAGPTFEAIDPVRGITNLSTGRMGYALARAAREAGARVTLVSGPVSLPCPTGVNRIDVTSARDMRAEVMARVAGHEVFVAVAAVADYRPARTIAQKIKKGAQAAPPVIELVLNPDILAEVAALPEPPLCVGFAAESENLAAYAEHKRRSKGIPLIVGNLIQDGFGGDDNRLILFDDAGEHPLAPAAKIVLARQLVAHIAGLLEKR, encoded by the coding sequence ATGGAACTGGCTGGAAGACGCATCCTTCTCGGAATCACTGGCGGCATCGCCGCCTACAAGGCGGCCGAACTGCTCCGCCTGCTGACCCGCGAAGGCGCCTCGGTGCAGGTGGTGATGAGCGAAGCCGCCACACGCTTCGTCACGCCGGTCACCTTTCAGGCGCTTTCCGGACAGCCGGTATTCAGCGACCAGTGGGATCCACGGGTGGCGAACAACATGGCGCACATCGACCTGTCACGTGCCGCCGATGCCGTGCTCGTCGCCCCGGCCTCAGCCGACTTCATCGCCAAGGTGGCGAACGGACTCGCCGACGACCTGCTGACGACCCTGGTGCTCGCCCGCGACTGCCCGCTGCTGCTGGCACCGGCGATGAACCGGCAGATGTGGGAGAACCCGGCGACGATGCGCAACGTGGCGACGCTGCGTGCCGACGGCATCGCCGTTCTGGGTCCGGGCTGTGGCGACCAGGCGTGCGGCGAAAGCGGCCTCGGGCGGATGCTCGAAGCCGAGGAAATCCTTGACGAACTGGTTGCCCACTTCCAGCCCCGGCTGCTGCCGGATGTCGGCGTCCTCCTGACGGCCGGTCCGACCTTCGAGGCGATCGATCCGGTGCGCGGCATCACCAACCTGTCGACCGGCAGGATGGGCTACGCCCTGGCGCGTGCTGCGCGCGAGGCGGGCGCGCGAGTGACCCTGGTTTCGGGACCGGTCAGCCTGCCGTGCCCGACCGGCGTCAACCGCATCGACGTCACCAGTGCGCGCGACATGCGCGCCGAGGTCATGGCGCGGGTGGCCGGCCACGAGGTATTCGTCGCCGTGGCCGCGGTGGCGGATTACCGCCCGGCCCGGACGATCGCGCAGAAGATCAAGAAGGGCGCGCAGGCAGCGCCGCCGGTGATCGAACTGGTGCTGAATCCCGACATCCTCGCCGAAGTCGCCGCCCTGCCCGAACCACCGCTGTGCGTCGGCTTCGCCGCCGAGAGCGAGAATCTCGCCGCCTACGCCGAGCACAAGCGCCGCAGCAAGGGCATCCCGCTGATCGTCGGCAACCTGATCCAGGATGGCTTCGGCGGCGACGACAACCGCTTGATCCTTTTCGACGATGCGGGCGAGCACCCGCTGGCACCGGCAGCCAAGATCGTCCTCGCCCGGCAACTGGTGGCGCACATCGCCGGTCTGCTCGAGAAACGCTGA
- the radC gene encoding DNA repair protein RadC — protein MAITDWPENERPRERLLARGAASLSDAELLAIFLRVGSRGRSAVDLARDLIGRFGSLNQLFAAGRNEFSEVPGVGPAKYAQLQAVLEMARRALAEEMKQRSTFASPGAVRDYLRLQFAGLEHEVFVALWLDAQNRLIAAEELFRGTLTQTSVYPREVVKRALWHNAAAVVLAHNHPSGVAEPSRADELLTSELKQVLALVEVRVLDHFIVAAQAAPLSFAERGLL, from the coding sequence ATGGCGATCACCGACTGGCCGGAAAACGAGCGACCGCGCGAACGCCTGCTCGCCCGTGGCGCCGCGTCGCTCTCCGATGCGGAACTGCTGGCGATCTTCCTCCGCGTTGGCAGCCGGGGAAGGAGCGCCGTTGACCTGGCGCGCGACCTGATCGGTCGTTTCGGCAGCCTGAACCAACTGTTCGCCGCCGGCCGCAACGAGTTCTCGGAGGTGCCGGGGGTGGGGCCGGCCAAGTATGCCCAGTTGCAGGCTGTCCTCGAGATGGCGCGGCGGGCACTGGCCGAGGAAATGAAGCAGCGCAGCACCTTTGCCTCGCCCGGCGCCGTGCGTGACTATCTGCGGCTGCAGTTTGCCGGCCTCGAGCACGAGGTGTTCGTGGCCCTCTGGCTGGACGCACAGAATCGGCTGATCGCCGCTGAAGAACTCTTCCGTGGCACGCTGACGCAGACCAGTGTCTATCCGCGCGAGGTCGTCAAGCGGGCGTTGTGGCACAATGCCGCAGCCGTGGTGCTGGCGCACAACCACCCGTCCGGCGTCGCCGAACCCTCGCGCGCCGACGAGTTGTTGACCAGCGAGTTGAAGCAGGTGCTGGCGCTCGTCGAGGTGCGGGTGCTCGATCATTTCATCGTCGCCGCGCAGGCCGCGCCGCTGTCCTTTGCCGAACGCGGGCTCCTCTAG
- the rpmB gene encoding 50S ribosomal protein L28 produces the protein MARVCQVTGKGPMAGNNVSHANNRTKRRFLPNLQYRRFWIESENRWVRLRVSNAGLRTIDKNGIDVVLAELRARGEI, from the coding sequence ATGGCGCGTGTCTGCCAGGTTACGGGCAAAGGCCCGATGGCGGGGAACAACGTTTCCCACGCCAACAATAGAACGAAGCGCCGCTTCCTGCCGAATCTGCAGTATCGCCGCTTCTGGATCGAGAGCGAGAACCGCTGGGTGCGCCTGCGCGTATCGAACGCCGGTTTGCGGACCATTGACAAGAACGGTATCGACGTCGTGCTCGCCGAGTTGCGTGCCCGTGGCGAAATCTGA
- the rpmG gene encoding 50S ribosomal protein L33 encodes MRDKIKLESTAGTGHFYTTTKNKKTMPGKMEIKKYDPKARKHVTYKEMKLR; translated from the coding sequence ATGCGTGACAAGATCAAACTCGAGTCTACAGCCGGTACCGGTCACTTCTACACCACGACCAAGAACAAGAAGACGATGCCCGGCAAGATGGAGATCAAGAAATACGATCCCAAGGCTCGCAAGCACGTGACGTACAAGGAAATGAAGCTCCGCTAG